A genomic region of Anas acuta chromosome 1, bAnaAcu1.1, whole genome shotgun sequence contains the following coding sequences:
- the LOC137844885 gene encoding E3 ubiquitin-protein ligase SH3RF2-like, whose translation MNWSQQEQQEEAPGDETCPICLGQMTDPARVAPCRHTFCRECIRVWTADRLRCPMCRGRIVAIVRVVPPALRDALSRWLRRRLEHNAELRRRQRQRNPSRYRSRSVSPRRRERSPAMGQQLRRSFSWHSGDDGRGMLRSREDDNIGDMRWIRRAQLEEPGSGDHAGRQARPED comes from the coding sequence ATGAACTggtcccagcaggagcagcaagaGGAGGCCCCCGGGGACGAGACGTGCCCCATCTGCCTGGGCCAGATGACCGACCCGGCTCGTGTCGCACCGTGCAGGCACACCTTCTGCCGGGAGTGCATCCGCGTCTGGACTGCCGACAGACTCAGATGCCCAATGTGCCGCGGGCGCATCGTGGCCATCGTGCGCGTGGTGCCGCCCGCCCTGCGTGACGCATTATCCCGCTGGCTCCGCAGAAGATTGGAGCACAATGCGGAGCTgaggcggcggcagcggcagaGGAACCCCTCCAGATATCGGTCCCGCAGCGTCTCGCCCAGGCGCAGGGAGCGCAGCCCTGCCATGGGACAACAACTTCGCCGAAGCTTTTCCTGGCACTCGGGGGACGATGGGCGCGGAATGCTACGGTCCCGGGAGGACGACAACATCGGGGACATGCGCTGGATTCGAAGGGCCCAGCTGGAGGAACCGGGGTCTGGCGACCACGCGGGCCGCCAGGCCAGGCCCGAGGACTGA